Genomic DNA from Deinococcus aestuarii:
TTCAGTTCGCCGCCAGCGCCGACCGCTGGCACCTTTACAAGGACCACGTGCACCTCGCGCCGCACCATCAGGAGGGCGGGCTGCTGCGCTTCGAGGCGAGCCTGATGCCCTTTGTGGACAACCCCGACCGCCAGGCCCTCGTCGTCATCGACATGCAAAACGACTTCTGCTCGCCGGGCGGCTGGACCGACGTCTCGGGGCTGGACCATGAACGCTGCCGCCGGGCGATTCCCGGCGTGATCCGTGCCCTGGAGGTGGCCCGCGAGCGCCAGATGTGGGTGATCTGGGTGGACTGGCACAACCGCCCGGACCTGCGCAACCTCGGCGCCCCCACCCTCTTTTCCTTCAAGCACAGCTTGGAGCAGCGCGGCATCGGGCAGGAGCTGGAGCGCGGGCCGGTGCTCACGGCGGGGTCGTGGGGCGCCCGGATGGTGGACGAACTGCTGGTGCGGATGCGTGAGGAGGACATCCTCACCGAGAAGGTCCGCATGGACGGCTTTTTCGGCACCCACCTCGACCAGGTGCTGCGGACCCAGGGCATCGAGACCCTCCTGTTCGCGGGGGTCAACATCGACCAGGGCGTGACCTCCACGGTGGAGGAAGCGTATCTCCGCGACTATGGCGCGGTGCTGCCGGAAGACGCCTGCGCGACCTCCAGCCCCGACTCCTGCTACGACGCGGTGGTCTTCAACGCCCGCGCCTGCTGGGGCTTTTCGATAACGACCGCCCAGTTCGCGCAGGCCCGGCCCCCCGGAGCAAAGGAGGAAGGCGCATGACCCGTGTTCTGGTGCTGATGGACTTCTCGGCCGCCGCGTTGGGGGCCTTGCGGGTGGCGCGGGCGGCGTTTCCGGACGGGGCCTTTACGGTGCTGCACGTGGCATCGCCCGGCGTGGACCCCCACCCCGGGGGCTACCTTCAGGAGAGAGAACAGCTCGCGGCCCTGGGCGGCGGCGAGCTCACGCTCGGGCAGCCCGCTGAGGAGGCCCTGAGGCGGGCGGGCAAGTGCGACGTGATCGTGCTGGGGACCGCCGGACGGCGCGGCCTCCAGCGCTTCTTGCTGGGGTCGGTGGCCGAACGGGTGATCCGCGACGCCCCGGTGCCTGTGCTGAGCGTCCACTCGCCGGAGGCGGAAGACCACCTGCCGCTGCCCGCAGTCTCGCAGCGGCGCTGGCTGCGCGCCCTCCACGACCTCGGGCGGGTGGAGGACCCGGCGCCCGCCCGCGTGCTGGTCCTGACGGACTTTTCGGACAGCGCCCACCGCACCCTGGACTTCGTGCGGACGCATCTGCCGGGGGCGCAAACGGAGCTGCTGCACGTGGTCGATCCGGCCTCCCTGACGGTGCCCTTCGCGTTGCCGGGCGCCCCGGACCCCCCGCTGCGCGGCGCCAGCCGCCAGCTCCTTGCCGAGCGCAACGCCCTGTGGGCGCGGGAGGCGCGTGTCCGGCTGGCCGAACTGGGCGGCGGCGAGGTGGTGAGTGGTGAGCCCGCCGGGATCGCGCTGGACCGTGCGGCGGGCGGGGAGTATGACCTCGTGGCCGTCGGCACCTCGGGCAAGGGAAGCCTCTCGCGCCTGATGCTGGGCTCGGTGGCGTTGCGGATCGTCCGCGAGTCGCCCGTCCCGGTCCTCACCGCCCGCGCCCCGGACGGCCCGGCCGCCTGACCCCCAGCCCTCTCAGACAACCCCTCCAGGAGACCCATGATCTATCCGAGCGAGCTTGCCCGCCTCCAGTCCCTGCCCGAGGACCAGTCCGTGCTGATGGCGGTGGTTCACGTCAACCCCGCCAGCCAGGACAACCACGGCGACGCCCTGACCACCCGGGTCAAGAGCGCGCTGAACGACCTCGGCGTGCCGCCCACCCTGGGACAGCGCCTGCTCGACGACGTGGCCCGCGCCCGCGAGGCCCGGGGCAAGAGTGCCGTGTACGTGCTGGGCGAGGGCATCGACGAGCGCTTTGACGTGCAGCTCGACCTGCCCGAACGCTTCCATTTCGGGCGTCCGCTGCCCGCGCTGGTCCAGGCCGTCACCGAGGCGTACCCCCCGGTCGGCGTGCTGGCCGTGGACCGCGACTGGGCACGGATGTTTATCCTGAAGCAGGGCGAGCTGACCGAGCTGCGGCGCGAGCAGAACACCGAGCTTCAGGACGTGGACCGCGACGACCTGACCGCCTCCACCACGGCCGTTCCCGGCGCGCAGGGGGCGGCCCGTGCTCAGGACGGCAGCGGGTTCAGCGCGCAGGGCACCGGGCCGCGCAGCGACAGCGGCGTGGAACTGTTCCGGCGGCACCTCGACGCCCTGCAACAGCGCTTCTACAACGAGACCGCCCAGGAACTCGCGCGCCTGATGAAGGACCATGACCTGAACCACCTGATCCTGGTCGGGCCGGTCGCGCGTCTGGCGGAGTTTCGCGCCGAGATCCCTGATACGGCCTCCTTCGAGGTGGTCGGCGAGACGAACGTGGAGGTCGGCACCGGCAGCGCCCCCGAACAGATGCTGCTGGGGCGCCTGATCCCGCTGCTGGAGGAGTTCGCCCAGACCGAGCAGGTCCGCTTGATGGAGCAGCTTCAGGAACAGGGCGTGATGGAGATGGAGCGGGTCCTGGAGATGGTGCAGCAGGGGCGGGTGTACCTGCTCGTCATTCCGGAGGACGGCTCGCAGGTGAACCTCTTCCGCAGCCACAACCGCGAGGTCCCGTACTTCACCGCCCGCAAGGACGCACAGGAAAGCCCGCTGGACGGCAGCCCGATGGAGCGGGTGACACTGGAGGAGATGCTGCCGCAGCTTCAGGCGCTCTACGGGCTGGAGGTCCGGCGGGTCTATGGCGAGCACGCCGAGAAGCTCGTCCGGGAATACGGCGGCCTGGCCGGGCTGACCCGGTACTGAGGGGCGCCATGACCCGGCGTGTCCTCGTCCCCACCGACTTCTCCGACCGTGCCGACCGCGCCGCCGCGTGGGCGCGGCAGGCCTTCCCAGACGCCGAGGTGCGGCTGCTGCACGTCGTCGATCCCCTCACCCTGCACGCCCCCTCCGTCGCTGCGCCGGGGAGCGGCTACGTCCTGAGCGGCGAGAGGCTGGGGGTGCAGCGCGACTTCGAGACCGAGGTGCACGAGCGGCTGCGGCGGCTGGGCAGCGGCGAACTGGTGGTGGGCTCGCCGGTAGACGAGATTCTGCGCTACGCGCAGGCGGGCTCCTTCGACCTGATCGCCCTCGGCGCGACTGGCACGGGCGACCCGGGGGGCTCCGGCCTGGGCTCGACCGCCGAACGCCTCGCGCGGGAGTCGCCGGTGCCGGTCGTCATCGTGCACTGAGCCGGGGGACCGCACCCGGGGGCTCCCGCGCGTCGCCGGACCCCCCCCCGCCCCCTTCGAGCCCCACCCGGATCAGGGAGGTCGTCATGACCCAGCCGCTGGGCCCACCCCCCGCTTCACACGCCCCCGAGCCCCCACCCTGGCACGCCGCCTCCCCCGGGGACGTTCTCGCCCGGCTGGACACCACCCCGGAGGGCCTGAGGGTGGCTGGGGCCGCCCGGCGGCTGGAGCGGTACGGGCGCAACGCCCTGCCCGCGCGCGAGCCGCCGGGCGTGTGGCGCGTCATGATGCGCCAGATTCTCAACCCGCTGATCTGGCAAGGTCCCCATCTCGCGCTTGATGTTGGGCTCGGTGGCGCTGCGAATCGTCCGCGAATCGCCCATCCCGGTGCTCACGGCCCGGGCCACCGATTGAGATGCCCCACCCTTCTCCCCGGAGGACCCATGACCACCCCACGAGACCCTGACCGCATCCAGAGGCGGCCCGCCGACCAACCCCCCTCGTTCGCAGGGACCGACAGCGACCGGGGCGCGACCCCCAGCCCCGGCGCGGTGGTCCCTTCCCGGCCCTTCCCGGGGAGTGCCCTGTGACGCGCCCCCTCGTCATGATGGACTTTTCCCCGGCGGCGCTCGCCGCGCTGGGGGCCGCTCGCGCCGCCTTCCCGGACGCCTCGCCGACCGTGCTGCACGTGGTGTCGCCGGACACGGACCCCCACCCCGGGGGGTACGCCCGGGAGCACGAGGGGCTCGCGGCGCTGGGCGGCGGCGAAATCGCGCTGGGCCCGCCCGCCGAGGAGGCGCTGAGGCGCGCGGGAACGGGACAGTACGACCTGATCGTGATGGGCACCGCCGGGCGGCGGGGGGTGGGGCGGCTGCTGCTGGGGTCGGTCGCCGAGCGGTTGATCCGTGAGTCGCCCGTGCCGGTCTTCAGCGTGCACTCACCGCCGGGAGACGACCACCGCCCCCTGGAGCAGCGGGCCTGGCAGCGCGCCGTGCAGGAGGTGCGTGGCCAGGAAGCTCCGGCGGCCCGGCGCGTGCTCGTCCTGACCGACTTCTCCCCGGCTGCGCGGCGGGCCCTGAACTTCGTGCGGACCCACCTGCCCGGCGCGGAGGTCAGGCCCCTGCACGTGGTCGAGCCCGCCGCCCTGACGGTGCCCTTCGCGCTGCCCGGAGTGGGCGACCCCCCGCTGCGCGGCGCGAGCGCCCGCTTTCTGGAGCAGCGCAACGCCGAGTGGGAACAGGAGGCGGGGCGGCACCTGGCCGAGCTGGGCGGCGGCGAGGTCGTCCGGGGTGACCCGGCGCAGGTCGCGCTGGAGCGCGTGGCGGGCGGCGGGTACGACCTCGTGGCGGTCGGCACCGCCGGGCGCGGCGGCCTCGCGCGGCTCACCCTGGGGTCGGTCGCGCTGCGGCTGGTGCGCGAGTCCCCGGTGCCGGTGCTCACCGCCCGGGGGGAGGAACCATGAGCCCCGACCTCCCCCTGGCCTTCGAGACCCTCTTCCGGTACACGCCCATCCAGCACGACATCGTGCTCAACGTCATGAGCCTACGACCCGCCCGGACACGGGTACTCGCGGGCGCCGGCGGGCACGTTCCTGACGCTGGAGAGCCTCGCCGACCACCTCGCGGCGTGGCTGCGGGCGAACCGGATGGAGGGCACGCCGCTCCTCGGCCACTCGCTGGGCGGGGACGTGCTGCTGCACCTCGCGGCGCGGTCACCCTCCAGCGCGGGGTGTCTGGTGCTGTGTGCCCCGGCGACCCGGCCCGATACTCCGGGCGCGCTCGGGCAGCTTCTGCGCCTGCTGGCCGAGGGACCCAAGGTGCGCCCGGTCTTCCTCGCCCGGCTGGTGTGGTCGTACCTGCACGCGGGGCCACGCCGCGCCTGGGGGCTGCCGACCCACCTGCGCCACGCCGACGCGCGCGACTGGGCGAACCGGGTCCACGCGCCGACCCTCCTGCTGGACGGCGCGGACGACAACGTGGTGCGCTCGCGGACCCTGCGCAGGATGCTGGGCCTCCTGCCGAACGCCCGCCTGATCCGGGTGCCCGGGGCCTCCCACGCCATGATCGACGGCCAGGCGGGGAATGTGGCGCGGCTCGCCCGGGCGTTCGTCCTCGCGGGGCAGGGGCCTGCGCCTCCCCGGGGTTGTTCCCGCCGCTCCTGAACCCTGCTTCCCCACGTCGGCCCGCCTCTCCTCCGGGTCCTGTCGCGCCGAGACCGTCAGGACCGGATGCCGGTTCATCGTTCCGTTGTGACCGCGAGGCCGGACCCGCGGGCGGGACGCCGTGAAAGGAGACCTCATGACCATCCGCCCCCTGAAGGCGCCCCCGCCGCCCGCCCTCAGCGACGATCCCCCCTGGCACACGCTGGAGACCGGGGCCACCCTCGCCGCGCTGGGCACCGACCCGGGGCGCGGCCTGGGCGACGAGGAGGCCGGGGACCGCCTCGCCCGGCTGGGGCCCAACGAGCTGATCGACCGGGGAGTGAAAAGCCCCTGGAAGATCCTCTGGGAGCAGCTCACCGCCGTGATGGTCCTCATCCTGATCGCGGCGGCGGGGCTCTCCGCCTTCCTGGAGAAGTGGCTGGAGGCGGGCGCGATCCTCGCCATCTTCCTGCTCTTCGCGGGGCTCGGCTTCCTCCAGGAGTACCGGGCCGAGCGGGCCATCGCCGCCCTGAAACGGCTCGCCGTGCCCGTCGTGCGCGCCCGTCGCGGCGGGGACTGGCGTGAACTCAGCGCCCGCGACCTCGTGCCCGGGGACGTGATCGCCCTGGAGGCGGGAAACGTCGTGCCCGCCGACGTGCGGCTCCTGGAGAGCGCCAACCTGCGGGTGCAGGAGGCGGCCCTGACCGGCGAGTCCGAGCCGGTCGAGAAGGAGGTGGCCGCGCTGACCCGGGCGGACGCACCCCTGGGGGACCGCCGCAACCTGGGCTTCATGGGCACCACCGTCACCTACGGGCGCGGCACGGCGGTCGTCGTGGAGACCGGGATGCGCACCCAGCTCGGGCGCATCGCCACCCTGATTCAGGACGTGAAGGGCAGCATGACCCCCCTGCAAGCCCGCCTCGACCGGGTGGGCAAGGGCCTCGCGGCGGCGGGGGTGGTCGTCGCCGTCCTGATCCTCGCTCTCGGGCTGCTCGCCGGGGAGACCTTCGAGGACATGCTCCTGACGGCGATCAGCGTGGCGGTCGCCGTCGTGCCCGAGGGCCTGCCCGCCGTCGTGACCTTCACCCTCGCGCTGGGTGCCCAGAAGATGCTGCGGAGAAACGCCCTGATCCGCAAGCTGCCCGCCGTGGAGACGCTGGGCTCCGTCACCACCATCTGCTCGGACAAGACGGGCACCCTGACCGAGAACCGCATGACCGTCACCGTCCTCGACGTGGCGGGCGAGCGGGTGGACCTCAGCCCCACCCTGCACGCCCGGATGCCCGCCCTGGAGCGCGGGGACGCCTGGCCCGGGGTGCTGCTGGGTACCTCCCCGCTGATGCACCTCACCCTCGCGGTTGGGGCGCTGTGCAACGACGCGCGGGTGAGGCTGGGTGAGGGCGGGCGCCTGGAGACCCTGGGTGACCCCACCGAGGGCGCCCTCCTCGTGGCGGCGGCGAACGCGGGCCTCGCGCAAGACGAGATGACTCGCGCCCTACCCCGGGTGGCCGAACTGCCCTTCGACTCCGAGCGCAAGCGCATGACGACCGTCCACGCGCGGGCGGAGCATGTCCCCGACGGTCTCGGCGCGGTGCTGGGCCGGGATGGGCTGGACCCCGGCCTCGGCTTCGTGGCCTTCACGAAGGGGGCGGTGGACGGCCTGCTCGACCTCTCCACGCAGGTCTTCGACGGCTCGGGCGTGCGGCCCCTCGACTCTGGGTGGCGCCGCCGCATCGAGGGGGCGCAGGGGGCCCTGGCGCGCGACGGGATGCGGGTGCTGGGGGTGGCCTTCCGCCTGCTGGATGCCCCCCTCGCAGACGAGCGGGTGGAGCGGGACCTCGTGTTCCTGGGCCTCGTGGGCATGATCGACCCGCCGCGTCCGGAGGTCCGTGAGGCCGTCGCGCGCTGCCGGGCGGCGGGCATCCGGCCCATCATGATCACCGGGGACCACCCCCTCACGGCGAGCTTCATCGCGCGCGATCTCGGCATCTCCACCAATGAACGGGTGGTCACCGGGGTGGACCTGGCAAAGATGACCGACGCGGACCTCGAACGGGCGGTGGCGGACGTGAACGTCTTCGCCCGCGTGTCGCCCGAACACAAGCTGCGGATCGTGGAGGCCCTCCAGCGGCGCGGGCAGGTCGTCGCCATGACCGGGGACGGGGTGAACGACGCGCCCGCGCTGAAGAAGGCCGACATCGGCGTGGCGATGGGGATCACGGGCACGGACGTCTCCAAGGAGGCGGCGGACATGGTGTTGCGCGACGACAACTTCGCCACCATCGTCGCGGCGGTCGAGGAGGGGCGCACGATCTACGACAACCTGCGGAGATTCGTGCGCTTCGCCATCACCGGCAACGTGGGCAAGGTCGGCGTGATGCTGCTGTGGCCGCTGCCCTTCGCGCTGCTGGGTCTCCCGCTGGACTCGGCGGTCGCCCTGCTGCCGCTGCAACTGCTGTGGCTCAACCTGATGACCGACGGTCTGCTGGGGCTGGCGATGGGCGTGGAGAAACCCGAGCGGGGCGTGATGGCCCGTCCCCCCCAGTCCCCGCGCGAGGGCCTGTTCAGCGGCGGGATGGGCTGGCAGGTCGCGTGTGCGGGGGTGTACATCGCCGCCGTGGCGCTGGCGGTGGGATTCGCGTATTATGGTGGCTCTGGTGGTGGCGCTGCAACTCGCGGCGCTGTACGTGCCCCCCCTGCAAGGCACCTTCCTGCGCCTCGTGCCGCTGTCCCCCGCCGACCTCCTGCTCTCGGTCGGCCTGGGCTTCACGCTGCTCCTGGCCCTGGAGGTCGAGAAGGGGCTCGCTCGCCGCCGGACCCGGACCCGCCGGGCCTCCGCCCCCACCTGAGCCCCGCCGTGTCGTCCCGGGACCTGCCCCGCGCTCGCCCGTCCCGGGGCCGCCGCACCACCCGAGCGCCCTGGAGGAAAGGTATGTTCAGGCATGTCCTCGTGACGACCGACGGCAGCCCGCTGGGTGACCTCGCGCTGCCCCACGCCGGCGACCTCGCCCGCCGGTACGGGGCCACGCTGACCCTGCTGCACGTGGTGCCGCCACTCCCGGTGGGGGTCTTCGCCGAGGGTGCGGCCTATGTGGACGCCGAGGAGGTTTGGCCGTGATCAGACGAGTTCTGGTTCCCTTCGACTTCTCCGAGGGCGCGCGTGCGGCCCTGGATCTGGCGCGTTCGCGCTTTCCGGGGGCGCAGGTGGACGTGCTGCACGTCGTGGACGGCCGGCAACTCGGGCTTCGTCCGGTGTGGATGCGGGACCCGCGGGGCGGGGTGCCGGACACCCCCAGCGAGCGCGAGCGGCGCGAGGTTGCCGTGCGGCAGGCGCAGGCCCGTCTGAACGAGGAACTCGGCGGCGGCCTGGCCGTCGAGGGCTTTCCGGTCGAGACCATCGTCGAGCGTGCCCAGACCCAGGGCTATGCCTTGGTGGTGATCAGCCCCCGGGGCAAGTCGGGCCTGCACCGCGCCGTGCTGGGGTCGGTGGCCGAAGGCGTGGTCCGCCAGGCGCGGGTGCCTGTGCTGGTCCTGCACTCCAAGGTCTTTTAGGGTTCACCCGAGGAGAAGTCATGTTCCAGAACGTCCTGGCCGCCACCGATTTCTCCCCGCGCGGGAACGCCGCCGTCGCCTGGGCCCGCGAAGCCTTTCCAGAGGCCCACGTTCACGTCGTTCACGTGCTCGACACCATCGCGCTGCACGCGCCGCTGGTCGTCTCCCCCAGCGGGCCGTCGGTGCCCCTACCTATCTTCTCGAAGGTGCAGGAAAGGGCCGAGCGTGCCACCCGCGAGGCACTGGAAACCCTCGCGCAGTTGGGGGGTGGGGAACTGCGCACGGGCCGACCCCATGAGGTGGTGTTGCAACTGGCGGAGGACGGCTCCTATGACGTGGTGGTGCTGGGGGCCACCGGCAAGGGTGGGCTGGAGAAGTTCCTGCTGGGGTCCACGGCGGAACGGTTGTTGCGTCTGGCTCCCATCCCCGTCGTCATAGTCCCCTGAGGTTAGGGGCGGGAACCGCGATGCCCGGTTCCCGCCCCCGAAGGAACAGCCTTTCTCAGGACTTCACCGGGAGTTGGCCGCGCTCGGGCCGGGGGAGGCCAGCAGGTTCCCAGTCTTCCGGTCCGGGTGGGGCAGGGATGGAAGGGAGATTCACGTGACCCCAGTCAAGTCAGTTGCGAACGCTCCGGCGAGCCGGGCTGGGCCCGGATCATCCCCCCCGCCGAAGCCCTTGGTGAACGAATGTCCTCTATTTCCAGAGCGTCGGCACTCCGGCGCGGACGGTGACATCATGAAGCGAATCCTGCTGACTGCCCTGACCCTCTGGCCGCTGCTGGTCGCCCCCACGGCGGGGGCACAGACCGCCGACGTGACGTGTTCGGGAACGCTCTCGGGGCGCACCGTGAACGGGAACGTGACCGTGCGGACCGCGGCCACCTGCATCCTGGTGAACACCCGCGTGGCGGGTGACGTGCAGGTGCAACGAAACGGTCAGGTCACCATCCGCAACAGCGAGGTGCGCGGCGACGTGCAGGGCGAGGTCGGCTTCCGGGCCCTGATCCTGAGGGACAGCGTGGTGCGGGGGGACGTGGACGCCCTCCACGGCAGACACGTCATCCTGAACGACACCCGGGTGGAAGGTGACGTCGCCCTCAAGCTCAACGCCGGAACGGTGCATCTTGAACGAGTCACGGTGAATGGCGACCTCGAGTGCGAGGGCAACGCCCGCGAGCCGGTGGGTAAGAGCAACCGCGTGCAGGGACGGCGCGAGGGGCAGTGCCGTGTCCTGTGAGGGGGAGGCCGCGGACCCGGCCCCGGGTCGCCAGCTCGTTTGCCACCTGGGGGTACGCCGCGTGCAGGCGGCCTGACCCCTGTGGCGGGCGCCGCGCCGGGCCCAGCGGCTGGGCGAGCACGTGCCCGAACTCTCGGCCTCTGCGGGGCGCTCGCTCGTCCAGGTGGAGGCCGCGCCACCCACCGGTCTTCCCGTCCTTCCTGATCCAAGGGCGCCGCCAGGCGGCCTCGATGCTGGGGGCGGACGCGGGGTCAGGGCCAGCGAACCCGCAGGGAGCCCCCGCCAGGCCGGGAAATCACGGGGGTTCTTCCCGCTCCGTCCGCTCCCCCCCGCCCGGCAGCCCGCGGGCGACGGCGAGGCGCACCGCCTCCACCCGGTCGTCCGCCCCGAGCTTGCCCAGCACGTTCGACACGTGAATCTTGACCGTGCCCTCGCCCAGGTTCAGCGCCCGGGCGATGCGCTTGTTCGTGAGACCGCGCGCCAGCAGCGCCAGCACCTCCAGTTCGCGCGGCGTGAGTGGCTCGGGCGCCACGTCCCGGCGCTCGCGCTCGCGCTCGCGGGAGAGCGAGTCGGCAAGTACGTCCGCCACCCGCGGCTGCACGTACCGCTCACCCCGGGCCACCCGCAGCAGGGCGTCGCGCAGCGCCTCCACCGATACGTCCTTGAGCACGTACCCCGCCGCCCCCGCCCGCAACCCCGCGAACATGTCCTCGTCGTCCTCGAAGGTCGTGAGCAGAATCACCGGGGGACCGCCGCGCGCCCTGACCTCGCGGATGGTCCCCACGCTGCCGAGGCCCGGCATCCGTACGTCCATCAGCACCACGTCCGCCTGCCCCGTCTCCAGCCAGGCGAGGGCCGCCTCGCCGCTCTCCAGGTCGGCGACGACCCGCACGCCGTCTTCCAGATCGAGCAGCTTGGCGAGGCCGAAGCGTACCCAGGGCTGGTCGTCCACGATCAGGACCCGGACCTCGCTCACGCGGGCACCCGCAGCCGCACCATGAACTGACTGCCCTGGACCCCGGAGTGGGCCTCACCCCGCAGGACCTCGGCCCGCCGTGCGAGGGAGGCGAGGCCCTGCCCGGTGTCGTTCGCCCGGACGAGCACCCGCCCAACCAGGTTGCGCGCTTCGAGCACCACGGCGTCCTCCCCGAAGGTCACCCCGAGGGTGAGCCGCTCGCCGGGCGCGCGCCGACGGGCGTTCGTCATACACTCCTGGGCCGCGCGGTAGAGCGCGAGGTGAACGTCCTCGGGCAGGGGACGCTCCCGGCCCATGACTTCCAGGCAGATGTTCGCCTTGTCGGGCCACGCCGAGACGAGGCGGCGCAGGGAGGTAAGCAGGTCCTCGCCGCTGGGCCGGGGCTTCATCACGTTGACGGCGAGCCGCACGTCCGCGATGGCCTCCTCGTTGCGGGTCAGGGCCCGCTCCAGGGCCCCTCGCTCCTCGGCGTCCCCGGACCGGGACCACAGGGCGAACTGGAGGTCGTAGCGCTGGGCGGTGAGGTGATGCCCCAGCGTGTCGTGCAGTTCACGCGAGATGCGGGCGCGCTCGGTGAGGCTGGCGTGCTCAACCTCCAGCTCACCGAGCGACCGGACACGCTCCAGGGCGCCTTCCAGCTCGCGCTGCTTGGCCTCCACCTCGTCGTACGCCCGCGCCTCCCGCAGGGCGAACTCGAAGAGGGCCAGGACGTAGGCGCTGACCAGCAGCACGAGGAACCCACCTAGCAGCACCAGGGCGCTGAGGGTTGCGGCCCGGTTCTGGATCTCCGAGAGCGTGAACCAGGTCACCTGGGTCGCTTCCAGTGCGAGGAGCCAGGCGAAGGAGAGCCCCACGTAGGCGAGCAGACTGACCCCTGCGGCCCAGAGGAGCGAGAGCCGGGCGCGCAACAGCACTGGCAGGTACAGTAGCGGCAGCACGGGGAGCCCCCCTGCACAACGCCGCGTACACGATGCTCCGCCACCGGGTGGGCGGCCTGCCCGTGGTGAATGTCCGCCATGAGGTCGTCGGCGTTGTCACCGTGACCGACGTGCTGTGCGAGTACGTCCGCCTGACGGATGCTGGGGAGGTGGGGCCAATCTCCTGACTCCGTTCCCGCCCCTCGATGAGGTAGGGGATGACGCTGATGTCCCCACCGGGTTGCTCCACGTGGTGCCAGGCCGCGACCCCGCGTGCTGGGTCCCGGCACCGACTTCCCTCGTGAGCGGGAGGCGTTGGCGGCCCCGGGGGGCGGCAACTTGGCCTACGGCGCGGCGGTAAAGTCGGCGCCCCCGCCGCCAGCGCCGGACTTCCGCATCTGCTGTGGTGTCATTGACTTCCGCGTAGCGCAGGGTCGTCTGGATCTGCTGATGTCCCAGCCGCTTGCGAATCGTCGCCAGGCTCACTCCCCCGTTCACCAGTTCCGTCGCATGGCTGTGTCGAAGCTGGTGCGACGTGCACTTCACCCCAGCCTCTTCCGCGTAT
This window encodes:
- a CDS encoding cysteine hydrolase family protein; translated protein: MSKRKFREVYAPTPDGGVQFAASADRWHLYKDHVHLAPHHQEGGLLRFEASLMPFVDNPDRQALVVIDMQNDFCSPGGWTDVSGLDHERCRRAIPGVIRALEVARERQMWVIWVDWHNRPDLRNLGAPTLFSFKHSLEQRGIGQELERGPVLTAGSWGARMVDELLVRMREEDILTEKVRMDGFFGTHLDQVLRTQGIETLLFAGVNIDQGVTSTVEEAYLRDYGAVLPEDACATSSPDSCYDAVVFNARACWGFSITTAQFAQARPPGAKEEGA
- a CDS encoding universal stress protein — encoded protein: MTRRVLVPTDFSDRADRAAAWARQAFPDAEVRLLHVVDPLTLHAPSVAAPGSGYVLSGERLGVQRDFETEVHERLRRLGSGELVVGSPVDEILRYAQAGSFDLIALGATGTGDPGGSGLGSTAERLARESPVPVVIVH
- a CDS encoding HAD-IC family P-type ATPase, with amino-acid sequence MTIRPLKAPPPPALSDDPPWHTLETGATLAALGTDPGRGLGDEEAGDRLARLGPNELIDRGVKSPWKILWEQLTAVMVLILIAAAGLSAFLEKWLEAGAILAIFLLFAGLGFLQEYRAERAIAALKRLAVPVVRARRGGDWRELSARDLVPGDVIALEAGNVVPADVRLLESANLRVQEAALTGESEPVEKEVAALTRADAPLGDRRNLGFMGTTVTYGRGTAVVVETGMRTQLGRIATLIQDVKGSMTPLQARLDRVGKGLAAAGVVVAVLILALGLLAGETFEDMLLTAISVAVAVVPEGLPAVVTFTLALGAQKMLRRNALIRKLPAVETLGSVTTICSDKTGTLTENRMTVTVLDVAGERVDLSPTLHARMPALERGDAWPGVLLGTSPLMHLTLAVGALCNDARVRLGEGGRLETLGDPTEGALLVAAANAGLAQDEMTRALPRVAELPFDSERKRMTTVHARAEHVPDGLGAVLGRDGLDPGLGFVAFTKGAVDGLLDLSTQVFDGSGVRPLDSGWRRRIEGAQGALARDGMRVLGVAFRLLDAPLADERVERDLVFLGLVGMIDPPRPEVREAVARCRAAGIRPIMITGDHPLTASFIARDLGISTNERVVTGVDLAKMTDADLERAVADVNVFARVSPEHKLRIVEALQRRGQVVAMTGDGVNDAPALKKADIGVAMGITGTDVSKEAADMVLRDDNFATIVAAVEEGRTIYDNLRRFVRFAITGNVGKVGVMLLWPLPFALLGLPLDSAVALLPLQLLWLNLMTDGLLGLAMGVEKPERGVMARPPQSPREGLFSGGMGWQVACAGVYIAAVALAVGFAYYGGSGGGAATRGAVRAPPARHLPAPRAAVPRRPPALGRPGLHAAPGPGGREGARSPPDPDPPGLRPHLSPAVSSRDLPRARPSRGRRTTRAPWRKGMFRHVLVTTDGSPLGDLALPHAGDLARRYGATLTLLHVVPPLPVGVFAEGAAYVDAEEVWP
- a CDS encoding universal stress protein is translated as MIRRVLVPFDFSEGARAALDLARSRFPGAQVDVLHVVDGRQLGLRPVWMRDPRGGVPDTPSERERREVAVRQAQARLNEELGGGLAVEGFPVETIVERAQTQGYALVVISPRGKSGLHRAVLGSVAEGVVRQARVPVLVLHSKVF
- a CDS encoding VLRF1 family aeRF1-type release factor, encoding MIYPSELARLQSLPEDQSVLMAVVHVNPASQDNHGDALTTRVKSALNDLGVPPTLGQRLLDDVARAREARGKSAVYVLGEGIDERFDVQLDLPERFHFGRPLPALVQAVTEAYPPVGVLAVDRDWARMFILKQGELTELRREQNTELQDVDRDDLTASTTAVPGAQGAARAQDGSGFSAQGTGPRSDSGVELFRRHLDALQQRFYNETAQELARLMKDHDLNHLILVGPVARLAEFRAEIPDTASFEVVGETNVEVGTGSAPEQMLLGRLIPLLEEFAQTEQVRLMEQLQEQGVMEMERVLEMVQQGRVYLLVIPEDGSQVNLFRSHNREVPYFTARKDAQESPLDGSPMERVTLEEMLPQLQALYGLEVRRVYGEHAEKLVREYGGLAGLTRY
- a CDS encoding cation-transporting P-type ATPase — its product is MTQPLGPPPASHAPEPPPWHAASPGDVLARLDTTPEGLRVAGAARRLERYGRNALPAREPPGVWRVMMRQILNPLIWQGPHLALDVGLGGAANRPRIAHPGAHGPGHRLRCPTLLPGGPMTTPRDPDRIQRRPADQPPSFAGTDSDRGATPSPGAVVPSRPFPGSAL
- a CDS encoding universal stress protein; the protein is MFQNVLAATDFSPRGNAAVAWAREAFPEAHVHVVHVLDTIALHAPLVVSPSGPSVPLPIFSKVQERAERATREALETLAQLGGGELRTGRPHEVVLQLAEDGSYDVVVLGATGKGGLEKFLLGSTAERLLRLAPIPVVIVP
- a CDS encoding universal stress protein, producing MTRVLVLMDFSAAALGALRVARAAFPDGAFTVLHVASPGVDPHPGGYLQEREQLAALGGGELTLGQPAEEALRRAGKCDVIVLGTAGRRGLQRFLLGSVAERVIRDAPVPVLSVHSPEAEDHLPLPAVSQRRWLRALHDLGRVEDPAPARVLVLTDFSDSAHRTLDFVRTHLPGAQTELLHVVDPASLTVPFALPGAPDPPLRGASRQLLAERNALWAREARVRLAELGGGEVVSGEPAGIALDRAAGGEYDLVAVGTSGKGSLSRLMLGSVALRIVRESPVPVLTARAPDGPAA
- a CDS encoding universal stress protein, translated to MTRPLVMMDFSPAALAALGAARAAFPDASPTVLHVVSPDTDPHPGGYAREHEGLAALGGGEIALGPPAEEALRRAGTGQYDLIVMGTAGRRGVGRLLLGSVAERLIRESPVPVFSVHSPPGDDHRPLEQRAWQRAVQEVRGQEAPAARRVLVLTDFSPAARRALNFVRTHLPGAEVRPLHVVEPAALTVPFALPGVGDPPLRGASARFLEQRNAEWEQEAGRHLAELGGGEVVRGDPAQVALERVAGGGYDLVAVGTAGRGGLARLTLGSVALRLVRESPVPVLTARGEEP